The following proteins are co-located in the Maridesulfovibrio bastinii DSM 16055 genome:
- a CDS encoding respiratory chain complex I subunit 1 family protein, with protein MKTLILIILGIVVAPFLGGLIAGLDRKITARFQSRFGPPIVQPFFDVAKLFGKVKVVNNFWQVFCAWIYVIAAALSVGLFFAQSDLLLIFFVQAIGAVFLVMGALSTPSPYSQVGAQRELIQILTYEPLIILVFVSIYLVTGSFRIDEILQYSQPLMHKLPLMFIVLGYALTIKLRKSPFDFSTSHHAHQELVKGVLTEFSGPYLGLIEIAHWYETILILGICALFWHTSFIGMVILLVTTYLAEILIDNTMARMTWRWMLGYVWSIGLAMSFVNLIWLYAG; from the coding sequence ATGAAAACACTGATACTGATCATACTCGGAATTGTTGTTGCTCCGTTTCTCGGCGGCCTGATCGCCGGTCTGGACCGCAAAATAACCGCAAGGTTTCAGTCCCGTTTCGGCCCTCCGATCGTACAGCCCTTCTTTGATGTGGCAAAACTGTTCGGCAAGGTAAAAGTAGTCAACAACTTCTGGCAGGTTTTCTGTGCCTGGATTTATGTAATCGCCGCAGCCCTGTCAGTAGGTTTGTTTTTTGCCCAGTCCGACCTGCTGCTGATCTTCTTTGTTCAGGCTATCGGAGCAGTCTTTCTGGTCATGGGTGCGCTTTCCACTCCCTCACCATACAGTCAGGTGGGAGCACAGCGTGAACTGATTCAGATCCTGACCTACGAACCATTAATCATCCTTGTTTTCGTATCCATATATCTGGTTACCGGAAGCTTCAGGATTGATGAAATATTACAGTACAGCCAGCCGCTTATGCACAAACTGCCGCTTATGTTCATTGTGCTCGGCTACGCTCTTACCATCAAGCTCAGAAAATCTCCTTTTGACTTTTCCACTTCGCATCATGCGCATCAGGAACTGGTCAAAGGTGTTCTCACCGAGTTCTCTGGACCATACCTCGGACTTATTGAAATTGCCCACTGGTATGAAACCATTCTGATTCTCGGAATCTGCGCTCTGTTCTGGCACACCAGTTTTATCGGAATGGTAATTCTGCTGGTAACAACTTACCTTGCTGAAATACTCATTGATAATACTATGGCGCGCATGACCTGGCGCTGGATGCTCGGATACGTCTGGAGCATTGGTCTGGCCATGTCTTTCGTCAACCTCATCTGGCTGTACGCAGGTTAA
- a CDS encoding NADH-quinone oxidoreductase subunit L: MLPMIIAIAILLPLVAAVACYFLRVSAIRSLIVLVTGVCVAIASLALFGQGSFTYSPGTAFGIGWDSIVTLADFVLLFVILYYAFRLKNQLIKIFAVLQIVPLAFFEFFMVDHAKEVPAFFADNLSLIMVAIISIVGSLICFFAIPYMKEHEEHLHLEKSRQPQFFFYLVLFIGAMNGLVLANNILWLYFFFEVTTFCSFMLIGHDQTEIAVKNATRALWLNSLGGVSFVFGMIYAYTVSGTLSLQEIIAAGPMAGAMLVPLGLLCLAGFTKAAQIPFQSWLLGAMVAPTPVSALLHSSTMVKAGVYIVLRLAPAYAGTFLSEGIALCGAFTFIACAAIAISQSNGKKVLAYSTISNLGLIICCAGINSPWSITAAIILIIFHAVSKALLFLCVGTIEHGIGSRNIEDMHGLYLKMPRTAIITIIGIMTMVLPPFGVLLGKWMAIESATGDMFVVTMLAMGSALSVIFWVRWAGILLTAPIRKGVPAEKQSILTRIPLTGLAAGSVILSLLSPVIYSSLIKPMIGKGFDISMGIFSTPAGVFAVYPIFIVLAAAFIYAWMETKKSSTEQNSATYMCGANVLDKDSQAFIGPMNQPVEISASNYYLEKVFGEDKLTVAVNFIAMFLIVLMLGGAL, encoded by the coding sequence ATGTTGCCCATGATAATCGCTATTGCCATCTTGTTACCCCTGGTGGCAGCTGTAGCATGTTACTTTCTCCGCGTGAGTGCTATCCGTTCGCTGATTGTGCTCGTAACCGGAGTCTGTGTTGCTATAGCATCCCTGGCTCTATTCGGTCAGGGATCGTTTACTTATTCGCCCGGCACAGCATTTGGAATCGGTTGGGATTCTATTGTCACCCTGGCGGATTTCGTACTGCTGTTCGTAATTCTATATTACGCGTTCAGGCTGAAGAACCAGCTCATCAAGATTTTTGCAGTTCTGCAGATTGTCCCGCTGGCTTTCTTCGAATTCTTTATGGTTGACCACGCTAAAGAGGTCCCGGCTTTCTTTGCCGATAATCTTTCGCTGATAATGGTCGCCATAATCTCAATCGTCGGTTCTCTGATCTGCTTCTTCGCTATTCCGTATATGAAAGAGCATGAAGAACACCTGCATCTGGAAAAATCCAGACAGCCGCAATTTTTCTTCTATCTTGTTCTTTTTATCGGCGCAATGAACGGACTCGTACTGGCAAACAACATCCTGTGGCTTTACTTCTTTTTTGAAGTCACAACTTTCTGTTCTTTCATGCTCATCGGACATGACCAGACAGAAATCGCTGTTAAAAACGCTACCCGCGCTTTGTGGCTAAACTCTTTGGGCGGTGTGTCATTCGTTTTCGGTATGATCTACGCCTACACTGTTTCCGGGACACTCAGTCTACAGGAAATCATTGCCGCCGGCCCTATGGCTGGAGCTATGCTGGTTCCTCTGGGACTTCTCTGCCTCGCAGGCTTCACCAAAGCGGCGCAGATTCCCTTCCAGAGCTGGCTGCTCGGAGCCATGGTTGCACCGACACCGGTCTCAGCCCTGCTTCACTCAAGCACAATGGTAAAGGCCGGAGTCTACATAGTACTGCGCCTGGCCCCGGCATATGCGGGCACTTTCCTTAGTGAAGGTATAGCACTCTGCGGAGCATTCACCTTTATTGCATGCGCTGCCATTGCAATCAGTCAGAGTAACGGTAAGAAAGTTCTTGCCTACTCTACCATCTCAAACCTTGGTCTTATTATTTGCTGCGCAGGGATAAATTCTCCCTGGTCTATCACCGCGGCAATTATCCTGATCATATTCCACGCTGTTTCGAAGGCTCTGCTCTTCCTCTGCGTTGGAACAATTGAGCATGGTATCGGCAGCCGAAACATTGAAGACATGCATGGTCTCTATCTCAAGATGCCCCGCACCGCGATAATCACCATTATCGGCATAATGACAATGGTACTCCCTCCTTTCGGAGTTCTGCTCGGCAAGTGGATGGCTATTGAATCCGCTACCGGGGATATGTTTGTTGTAACAATGCTCGCTATGGGAAGTGCCCTTTCGGTGATCTTCTGGGTACGCTGGGCCGGAATTCTGCTTACAGCTCCCATCCGCAAGGGTGTTCCGGCTGAAAAGCAGTCAATACTGACCAGAATACCTCTCACCGGACTTGCCGCAGGATCAGTGATTCTTTCACTGCTTTCACCTGTCATTTATTCAAGTCTGATCAAACCGATGATAGGAAAAGGTTTCGACATAAGCATGGGAATATTCTCGACTCCCGCCGGTGTCTTTGCCGTCTATCCTATCTTCATAGTTCTTGCCGCTGCTTTCATCTATGCATGGATGGAAACCAAAAAGTCTTCAACAGAGCAGAACTCCGCCACCTACATGTGCGGTGCCAACGTTCTGGACAAGGACTCTCAGGCCTTTATCGGCCCTATGAACCAGCCTGTGGAAATAAGTGCCAGCAACTATTACCTTGAGAAAGTCTTCGGTGAAGACAAACTCACTGTTGCCGTCAATTTCATAGCGATGTTCCTCATCGTCCTTATGCTGGGAGGAGCTCTCTAA